Within the Ciona intestinalis unplaced genomic scaffold, KH HT000068.2, whole genome shotgun sequence genome, the region AGTCATGTGCGCTTTATTAAAAAGCTTTTTCAGTGAATTAGCTTTTAAGTGTTTAACGCTGTTTCTTTCTCAGAGACATCCCTCATATCACTTGGTGGTAACAATAGTTTAACCAAAGTAACAAAGTTGGAtttgcaaacaaaacaatggaGTTCACTTCcagtaagtttaatataagTTATGCTAAATATAAGTTAAGGAACAGCAATacctctaacccagtggtcactaggttgtacaaattgtcagtcataaacaaaaaaaaatccaataaaaatcaaaacactctcccacaaagttacattcgtggcaccttgtaagctggcacgaggggtatgaaacagaacactacTGCCGTTTTCTAGCCACGATAGCATAAAcctagttacattcattcatatatgcTTTGCTACCAGCAAACTGAATTTGTCACAAATATTTCACATGCAGAAAAGTATGTGAGAATGAAATCTTAACTCAGCTAAGccatttaattttgtatacTATATTTGAAATCAAGAGACAGTATTGCTTTTTCAAGATATTGcagcatttgttttatagaagTGGTAAGATGCAAATTACgaattgaatttattttaggaTTTACCAGTTGGTCGGCTGTCAGCAGCAGCTGTTGTCATCAATGATGTTCTGTATCATCTTGCAGGAGATTTACAAATTGATGGTAAAGTCACAAACATTGTTTATCGAATGAAATTAaaggaaaaagttttaaaatgggaGAAGGTAGCTTCAATGAATGTAGAAAGATATGTTTTTGGTGCTGCTGTTATAAATGGTAAGTTTAAATGcttcttttttagtttttaaagctGCATTacgttatttttatacaaagaaatatcttttatatttaagtattaaaaatctTGCGCTGTACCTAcaattaaaactgaaaaccAGTCACCCCCAAAACGATAAATGCattcagttgttttaaattgaaatagtGCTTGTGCATCACACACCcggcaaatatttttaaacaaaagtttaagaaccattGTATAAATGTACCAAAAGGTTAAACAAAACTTCATTAATAACagtaaacacaatatttataataacatgATTTTAAGGATGTAACAATGGTATGTATTGTGGATAAAATACTATCAGGTATGTACATTAGATTATATAACCTATCTATTACAAACACACAGGGTTTGACTATTTATAACCTAGGTGTCATCTTTGTACTTGGTGGAACtgatgaaaataataaaagcgTTTCAACTGGAGAATATTATGTTGTTCCACTTAACAAGTGGATTCAACTTAAACCAATGAAGGTCGCCAGAAGTGGTCATTGTTTGGTTGCTCACAATGGTTATTGCgataaataatattgtttcattttatttaatactttaatgttaaccaggatatttattttcacttgGTGGACATGATAGACAACAAGTTATATCTTCAGTTGAAAGATATGATCCATCATCAGATGAATGGAAAGATGTTGCTTCAATGCAAACACCGCGATGTTGGTTTGCTGCTGTGGTGCTTAACAATGCTATTTATTCTATTGGTAAGTATGTTTACATCATTAAAAACATCTATATTTAATGCATTTCGGTGCCATGGCATATCAGTTCGGCGCCATGGCGTATTGGTTAGCGCTCCTGCTTGTAACCATTACGTAATGCGNNNNNNNNNNNNNNNNNNNNNNNNNNNNNNNNNNNNNNNNNNNNNNNNNNcacccacgaagtaacatacatggtaactcgtaagctggcacgaggtgttaaacccgtgtgataacgactgtcgttttccgaccactcgaggataaagtaagttacattacattacattcCTGATATTTCTGTTGAGCTTAATCCAAGGTGCTTTAAGGTTAACGATTATTCATTGAAATATAAGAAGCAAGTAATAACAAGTTAATGTTGTTAAATTAATATCCCTTTAAACAGGCCATCATAGTTGAGCGACATGTTTCACTTTaaggttttgtattttaaaacctgaAATATTTGGTTACATTTACAAGCTTAAGACCCAAACAAAGTTCTGCAAGACCAATGACCTAAACTAAATTGACCATATTCAGTGCAATTTAACCATTAATTCATATAATGTGGATTCTATCTTGTTCCAACTAACagtttgttatattatattaaataataaatattaaacagctatttatattcatatataattataatcaGGTGGCAATGATGGAATACAAGCTCTTAAATCAGTTGAGAAATACAATGTTGATGATGACACATGGGTTTATGTGGAGAATATGAACATAGAGAGAAATTGTCATGCAGCTTGTGTTGCACAAAACAAGATTTATGTAGTGGGAGGGTAAATACTTGGAATATTATTTGATCAACATTGTTTGTTCTAGGAGtaacattatgtttgtttattgtagtCTGGATTCTGGGAATAAAATTGTGAAATCAATTGAATGTTTCGATGACCAAACTGACAAGTGGAGTGTTGTTGGTGAAACTGAAGTTGAATTATACAACCATTCTATGGTTGCTGTTTAAATAGGAAAGAGGTGAACATTGCACTGATAAATCAcatatttaccatttttcCAAACGCCCCTGCAAGCCATAATGTAACTTTGCTCATGCCCACATTTCAATTCCATGTGTTAATACACCAAGCAACATAATCAATGCCCACTGTACTTCTATTTTAACCTTTACCGTATTAGAACCTATGTCGTTTTAGCGCTACTTCAACGCTTTTATATACAcaggtgctctgtttcatacactttgtgcccacttacattGTTGCAGACACGCCTACAAAGCTTCATTGGGTTTAACATCTACGCCTTTTAATTGACACTCTTTCCCAAACCTTTTATACATAGtgagttttaacaactgtcagtTTACTAATGattcctttctcttcgttgtttaaatGATATGTTTTATGCTATCATTTTTGTAGAGATAATTAAAACGTTATGTTGTGTTAAAGCTCTCAATGACAGACAGAGGGAACAGACTATAATACTACAGCATTAGAATCCATATACTTGAGTTACTCCTACCGTTCGTGGTAGATATGATTTTCTATGACCATGCGGTGGTAAATTTGATTTGGGGCACCTGCAAATTTGATACCGTGGTATGGTTATGTATATAGgctatagtaaggtggggaagattagacaccttttcattctgctttctcgtcccaattagtaataaacaaagaacattcaaagtattataataccgtatcctcacgaatgtaaaacttagatattatgtgctaaaggtgtcccatctccccccaccctgcgATACATAATTTGGTCTGTAAACTATGATTGGGCAGGTAGTCGTtttatagatcctttttcttCGAACCGGTGTTCTTGCTATTTACGCAACTCTTTTTCGCACATGCCAATTCCTAAACCTTACGTCACGCCTGGACTGAAACCACTTCGTTTATataattagtatttttaaatgaatgttcTGATTCAAAACTGCATAACTAGCGTTTACACAAGTCGTAGGAATGACGTAAAACAATTATTACTTAAATTCTTCACAGTCTGCTGTTACCATAAATAGATTTCAGTATTACCCAATGTTAAATTATTGCTTATAAATTCAGAAAATTCGCGTCTTACCGCTTTAAAGGCAACACTGGGCACTTGGAATTCTTGGCAtatttacgtcacaaacccTGAACGTTGCTTCAAGCAATAAACCAATCGACGCTTTCCACGTATTCATCGAATTATAATTTGATTTGCACGGGAGTTTATGGCACTGTATGTCCTCTTGATTTGCCATGTTTTGTACCAAGTGTTGAGCTGTATGaagttacaatgtatttaaGTGAGGGCATAACTAGTTAATGATAAGCGCTAGCTTGTATATTGAGTATGTAGGCTACTATGTGATATTTAACGTCTTATTTACAGCTGGCCAGTAGTAAAGAACTGTATAGTGCATATTTGTATTTAGTGTACCAAGAACAAAAGCGGAACCATCAGCGACGAATCTTAACGTTTTATTACCACTACAGAAAAGAGACAAAGACGCAACGAAAAGCTCAAGAAAGAAAATGGAGCCATAGCATACACAAACTAAGAGGTCAGATTTCTTCAAGTTTAATTCACttggtgtaacttaattttaagGCCAGGCAGTCGGCACAGTTAGATAGTATCGGCTATAAATATAGTAGCATCGGTAAATCTAGGGATCGCTAGGACGCCACTGGGGCATTGTGTAGGCCAACAAAGAGCAGTAGCCTGGTTACCAAAAACTCTTCCAAGCTAATGGGTTGTGCgttacaaaacaattaggCGTCAAACTTGCGACGAGGgaccccccccccaaaaaaatgaCAACATCAGGTTAAACCGCCTTAAAAATAGGAACCAATCGATTCTCTTTCCTGGCTGCAGTTTATGTtgcgattgttttttttgaatCGACAACAAGCGCAAATATGCGACGCTAACAGGACGCTGTTGTGGCGGATAAACTGATTCCGAGGATCACTCGGTTCGATCAATCTATCTTGCGTTAAAACCAAGTCCGTTCTTTACCTCATGACGCATTCACACCCGATTAATGTTCAAAACATTTACCAGGAAATTCGGTCTTGAGACGTCGGGCGTTCTTGAGGCCATCTGAATATGATATCGTGTTTTTACTATCGGTTATTTTCTCTTCGTATAGGgaaatgtaaaatagttttactcGTATATTAGTATGTAGGACGAAGTTTATGCTTATTTTGGCACGATCGCTGACTTTGTACAACTTTGCGCCTGAATCTGTTTTTTACTAaatcactaaaaaaaaaaatttggaatCGTTTGTTTGACTATATTGCAACAAAATGATGGCCATAATATACACAAGATAATAGTACAGCGaacgaaaaacaaaataaaattggcaatatagtactgtggggaatatgggacaccttgagctcgtaatattcaaatatcctgatcgcgttttaaacaattaacgacggcctatgggagtcgtgaggatacggttttgaaattctttgaatgttttttgtctactaccaaatgggacgagaaaatggaataacaaggtgtcccatctttccccatcctactatacaaaatttacagaactaCGCAAATAgctatataaaataagtttaatgcaaaatataGGATGAAGACGTTCACAGTCTATATACGTTTATCTTTATAATTTCAGTGTCCTTATAATTTCCCAAACTGCTAATTTTGTAGGTGTATGCATCCTTGTAATTGGTTGTCAAATTAAGGCTACACAAAAATGTTCACAAAATATGGTAAAAATCTAAGTGGGCACGGGGTATATGAAACCTCACCCAGTACGCAATAAAAAAACGTGTTTAACTAAGTAACACCGCCACGagtataaataacaaatatagtCCGGTGGGGCTCGTAGGaatcaaagaatattcaaagaattataaaacagtatcctcacgactcccatatagaccgttgttaattgtttaaaacacgatcaggatatttggatattatgtgctaaaggccggtatcccgtcttccccaccctactatatatttaaaatacattgatGCCAGGAATAGAATTTCAATATTAAGTACAAGTAAATACAATAGTCTTATAGCTCGTTATTTTGAAAATCTGCCAGCATATTTGGTCGAAACACAACGATATTTACGGTTTTTAGCGAcctatttgtattttgttcaTCTGCATATTTTTCCAGTGCTCGTCTTATGCCTTGGCTTACTTCTTTTGGGTTGAACCTCAGATTACCTAGGAAGTAAATGTCTTAACTGCCTACCCGCTGaagtgttatttaaaaaaaaacgtttctaAGCATTATAAGCacagtttttttcttttatctcgtgttcactgtccagttataacataggtatATTCCTATGCAACAGACAcgtgatgtattcatacacatcTCATGtccactgtcgagttataacatggatgtcttcttatacaccagacacacatgttgtattcatgcacctcatgctcactgtggaACTGTAGCCTgcaatatagtggggtgggggaagatggcacaccttaagcacataatatccaaatatcctgatcgtgttttaaacaattaacagcagtctataggagtcgtggggatacggttttataattctttgaatgctttttatttactactaaatagaacgagaaaatataataaaaaggtgtcccatctttccccatcgtACTATATCATTATATCCAAGTATACTAGATACACATTACACGAAAAGCAGACGTACATTTTGCACAGCAAACGAGTATATGGTCTCTTTGAGCACAATATGCCTTAACATTTTACCTGTTCCTATGGCTGGTATAGCCAGAGATCTTTAATCCAGCCTCTGCGCACTGGtgtaaaacatttaacacCTCACGTTCCACGTCTTGAACCCGCCGTaaattaatatgaaatatatttctacaCGCTGACATGTTCCCACCAGACGTACACCTCATAGTTTTACTCTTTGCCGCATCGGAATTTCCAACTTCCACAGTTAGACGCTCTCCCCCTTGGTGCAGTATTGCATTTGACAGCATTCCTATAAATACAAGCTTTGGTACtttctttataataatattgcaGTATtaattatagtactgtggggtaagatggaatatcgTTATAGGATCTAATTCCTATGTTTCGTGATCGTCTTTTGAACATTAAACAACGCTCttatcattaaaaaatttattgttCAACACACGTTTACAACAAAAGAACACCTAGCCCCTTTAAATGACGTTTGCACGGCATTGAAGCTAACGTTTCTGAGTAATTAATTTCgtaaaaacagtaaatacaTTCAATATGGCTTATACTCCCTAAAAAGATGTCTTAGTNNNNNNNNNNNNNNNNNNNNNNNNNNNNNNNNNNNNNNNNNNNNNNNNNNcgataaaaaagaatgaatgtctatcttacccaaccctactatatatctatcATATTCAAGTACCTTATGTGCAGTGACTTACACGGGTATGTAGTTTATATAGCCCGTCTGTTTGTTTGCGTTTTCATGGTATCATATAACGCCCGCCGTAATTCCCCTCAGATATGACTCTATAACCTTTGCAGGTGAGCTTAggtaatatttatttcctaATATCCATTCTTAATAGATATACAGTCTTACTGGGATAAATATTTATCCAAGACCTTTGACGTGACAAAAGGAATGATCGCATTAAACATGTGCAAAACAATTTCGATAAAACCGTGGCGCGGTTAGGTCTAAAGTCGTTgccaaaaataacattacgagctgactgtttaaatattaccgCGCACTTAATCTTGCGCAAATTATCAGAATACAATGGGAAAATATTTGTCTTTCAGTTAATTGGTGCAGGGGGAAATTGGCGGATCGAAAGAGTATGGCAAAGCCAAGGAGTACTTAAGGTTTAGCTAAGCGATCAGGAAACCTAATTTACATATTTGTGTAGATTGGCGACAATTTTGCTTGTTGTTATTTGGTACCATTGCAACGGACGTGATTTCCAACCACGATGTGCGACACCATACAACTGCAAGCAAGTAATTATCTCGCTTAATTAAAATCACGTACCTCGACGACGGGCGTTATTGAGACGATCTGATATGATATCGAAACATTTTCCTTTCGGCTATTTTCTCTTCGTCGGGGaatgtaaaatagttttgctCTTATATTAGTATGTAGTTAAGTTTATGCTTATTTTAGCACGATCGATGACTTTGTACAACTTTGCGCCGGAATCATTACTGAATCACTATAAAAACAACTTGGAATCGTGTTTGACTATTGCAACAAAATGATGGCCATAatatacacaaaataatagTACAGCGaacgaaaaacaaaataaaattgccAATACAAAATTAACAGAACCACGCAAAgaactatataaaataaattgaatgcAAAATATAGGATGAAGACGTTCATAGTCTATATACGTTTATCTTTATAATTTCAGTGTCCTTATATTTTCCCAAACTGCTAATATTGTAGGTGTATGCATCCTTCCTCCAACCCTGTGgccactaattggttgtcaaATTGAGGctacacaaaaatattcacaaaatgtggtaaaaatataagtgGGCACGGGGTATATGAAACCTCACCCAGTACGCAATAAAAAAACGTGTTTAACTAAGTAGCACCGCCACGagtataaataacaaatatagtccggtggggaaaaatgggacaccatttcattctatttctcgtagGAATCAAAGAATAGTCAAAAAATGATAtacccgtatcctcacgactcccatatagaccgttgttaattgtttaaaacacgatcaaaatatttggatattatgtgctaaaggtgtcccgtcttccccaccctactatatatttcaaatacaATCATGCTAGGAATATAGTTGCAATAACTATTAAGTACAAGTAAATACAACAGTCTTATAGCTCGCTATTTTGAAAATCTGCCAGCATATTTGGTCGAAACACAACGATATTTACGGTTTTTAGCGAcctatttgtattttgttcaTCTGCATATTTTTCCAGTGCTCGTCTTATGCCTTGGCTTACTTCTTTTGGGTTGAACCTCAGATTACctagaataaaacaaactgtcTTAACCGCCTGCCCGCTAAAGTCTTATTAAAAAACGTTTCTAAGCATTATAAGCAGAGTTTTTcttacacatggtgtattcatgcacctcatgctcactgtcgagttagaACAAGCGTGTCTTCTTAGGTAcctaacacacatggtgtattcatacacctcatgctcactgtcgagttagaACAAGCGTGTCTTCTTAGGTAcctaacacacatggtgtattcatacacctcatgctcactgtcgagttagaACAAGCGTGTCTTCTTAGGTAcctaacacacatggtgtattcatacacctcatgctcactgtcaagttataacatgggtgccttcttatacaccagacacacatgttgtattcatacacctcatgctcactgtggaACTGTAGCCTACAACATCATTATATCCCAGTATACTAGATACTCATTACACGAAAAGCAGACGTACATTTTGCACAGCAAACGAGTATGGTCTCTTTGAGCACAATATGCCTTAACATTTTACCTGTTCCTATGGCTGGTATAGCCAGAGACTTTAATCCAGCCTCTGCGCACTGGTGTAAAACATTTAAGACCTCCCGTTCCACGTCTTGAACCCGCCGTAAATtgatatgaaatatatttctacatGCTGACATGTTCCCACCAGACGTACACCTCATAGTTTTACTCTTTGCCGCATCGGAATTTCCAACTTCCACAGTTAGACGCTCTCCTCCTTGGTTTAGTATTGCATTTGACAGCATTCCTATAAATACAAGCTTTGGTACtttctttataataatattgcaGTATtaattatagtactgtggggtaagatggaatatcgTTATAGGATCTAATTCCTATGtttcgtgatcgtgttttgaacattaaacaacgctcttttaaagttacGCGGCTATGGTAATATAGTCtttaagttttctttgtttactaccaaatgacaatgaaaacatgtcccatcttacccaccctaGTATACCATTAGCAGTGTTAATTACTGGTTTAAAGtatgcaaaaatataattgataCATTTGaagaaaacaaactaaaaaaaaaatactaaaacaccAATAAGGTTACGTTGGTGGTAAATCGTaagaggtgtatgatacagaacatCAGTGTTTTAACTAATGTTGTCGTCCGCCACCCGACGGTAAACAAGTGACAAATAAAAAGTACTTACCCCTCCACAGAGAAAATGACGAATTACAGCTGTTGACATAACCCTCACACTTCATGGTGGTAATATCACCGCAAGTTAATTTTACATCAAGATTGTTTATCTTGGCGATGCTGGCCACGGAAAATATGTTCTTACACATCtaaagtatgttttatttattatatagtttCCAATGCAATTTCACAACTTCTAACGTTGCTTATGATCACtgtcagttataacatggatgtcttcttttTCACTAGACACagatggtgtattcatacacctcctgctcactgtccagctataacatgggtattttcttatacaccagacacacatggtgtattcatatacacctcatgctcactgtcagttataacatgggtgtcttcttatacaccagacaccaatggtgtattcatacacctcatgctcaccgccaagttataacatggatgtctttttatacactaaacacacatggtgtattcatacacctcatactcaccgtcgattcatacacctcatactcaccgtcgattcatacacctcatactcaccgTACAACACATGTGTCTATTACCTGAAACGAATCTTCCTTTTCCGGATCCAACACAAGATTAACTTGATGCAAGTGAAAAGAACGAAACCTACGAAACTCATCTTGCATCCAACGTGATACAACATTCACTGGATACCCGAGGTCAGGGAGACACATTGCAATAACCGAGTATGCTTCTTCCTCTGCTTTTTCCAATGAGTTTTTAAGAATCTCAAAGAACTCTTGCTTCACTTTGTCATGCCCTCtgtaatcaaaaaaaataacttgttttatgtCGGTGTACTGTTTATATAAGACTTTGTATTTAAGTATCAGTCAAGTTGTCGCAAAATTAAAAGATAGCAATCAAAAAGTtggtacattttttaaaggttgAGTATTAGACACGCGTGTTCTgtcgactgtcgttgtccgcCATacgtggataaataagtgacaatCGTTCATATGAGTCGGGTCATGCAAAATTAATGAATCCACACATATATTTGGTTGTTAATTAGTTTAACTTTGCGAATGCATTATCATTTCTCAACTTGAGTTTGGTTTTCGAAACTTTTTACCTATTAATAATCCCGAAACGATGTCTTCCAAGTAAGATTTTAGGTACGTAGGGTGGAATCTTTTTTACAAACGTTTTACCGCACATGAAGTTTGTCCCAGTTGTTGCCTAAAATACGCATTatgtaaacacaaaaattttgttttgtggggtaatatgggacacctttagaacataatatttaaatatcctgatcgtgttttaaacaattaacaacggtccaagggagtcgtgaggatacggttttataattctttagatgttctttgtttgctaccaaatgggacgagaaaatagaatgaaatggtgttccatcttacccccaccctagtatagCTTGTATACCTGCGTGTCAACATTTTCAGATTCCCAAATGAAAACTGCACCGACCTAAGCAAAGTGAATAAAATACGGTAAAATAGGTGTGATAACTATATGCGTATGCTCGACTGCGATTCAGGCATTTTGTTacatcgttataacacgggtgttctgtttcatacaccacgtgcccc harbors:
- the LOC100180139 gene encoding kelch-like protein 12 isoform X2; translated protein: MAMAETSFSLSGTSSVKEQTHNIDQASDLLSFANKSRQDGRFNDIIIRVGEKNIRANKMVLSCYSKYFNTMFNTEMEEKYKDVVDVQAVDVESAEKLVDFMYTGKININTNNVCDLLAVSDFLHIPSVRKLCIEYLLTTITLQNCFTIQALADYFTIPQITEKFNNFVVENYQQVVSGDHFKKLSKDNVMKLLQSTHDKVSSDLVYTAVMNWMKFDLASNESYLSELLKFVDFYEMSPKMLEDMVSVEPLIRNLRGTDCSFHDALVQRAKTTETSLISLGGNNSLTKVTKLDLQTKQWSSLPDLPVGRLSAAAVVINDVLYHLAGDLQIDGKVTNIVYRMKLKEKVLKWEKVASMNVERYVFGAAVINGVIFVLGGTDENNKSVSTGEYYVVPLNKWIQLKPMKVARSGHCLVAHNGYLFSLGGHDRQQVISSVERYDPSSDEWKDVASMQTPRCWFAAVVLNNAIYSIGGNDGIQALKSVEKYNVDDDTWVYVENMNIERNCHAACVAQNKIYVVGGLDSGNKIVKSIECFDDQTDKWSVVGETEVELYNHSMVAV
- the LOC113474989 gene encoding poly [ADP-ribose] polymerase 14-like yields the protein MCKNIFSVASIAKINNLDVKLTCGDITTMKCEGYVNSCNSSFSLWRGMLSNAILNQGGERLTVEVGNSDAAKSKTMRCTSGGNMSACRNIFHINLRRVQDVEREVLNVLHQCAEAGLKSLAIPAIGTGNLRFNPKEVSQGIRRALEKYADEQNTNRSLKTVNIVVFRPNMLADFQNSEL